In Acipenser ruthenus chromosome 53, fAciRut3.2 maternal haplotype, whole genome shotgun sequence, the following proteins share a genomic window:
- the LOC117965756 gene encoding tripartite motif-containing protein 16-like: MASNLWSEDQFSCSVCLDLLKDPVAIPCGHSYCMGCIKNCWDQTDHTGVYSCPQCRKTFTPRPDLCRNTMLAEVVEKLKKTGLNPPPAQSYAGPGDVPCDFCTGRKFKAVKSCLTCLASYCETHVKPHSEVTPLKRHKLVNAIGDLEQKLCAEHQKVLEGFCRTDQTCICWQCADEDHKSHDTVSAEKERTGKQKQLGETQTEIQQRIQERLKETEELKQAVETLKRSACIEIKESEKIFTELIRSIEKIHTEVIELIGANKKAAVNQAEGRMKKLEQEIAELRRRNTELKQLSETEDHIHFLQNFQSLCAPPEAGDLPSVTVNTDISFGAVRKAVSELKDHIEDFCKGELVKITTTVNEVAVYSLQAPEPRNRAEFLKYSCQLTLDPNTAHRNLCLSEGNRKVTWRRETQRYPDHSERFDFYPQVLCREGLSGTRCYWEIEWSGGGASIGVTYKGISRKGEDDSCGLGYNDKSWSLHCSDSSYTTLHNNNQTAVTAPRSLRIGVYLDFNAGTLSFYGVSDTMTLLHRFQTTFTEPLYPVFRLWDYDSTVTICHLN, translated from the exons atggcttcaaacttgtggtcagaggatCAGTTTAGCTGTTCAGTATGTCTGGatctattgaaggacccagtcgctattccatgtggacacagttactgtatggggtgtattaagaactgctgggatcagactgatcatacaggtgtctacagctgcccccagtgcagaaagacctttaccccaaggcctgatctgtgcagaaacaccatgctggctgaagttgtggagaaattaaagaagacaggactcaatcctcctcctgctcaaagttatgctggacctggagatgtgccgtgtgatttctgcactgggagaaagttcaaagctgtgaaatcctgtttgacgtgcctggcctcttactgtgagacacacgtcaagccacacagtgaggttactccattaaagaggcacaagctggtcaatgcaattggagatctggagcagaagctttgtgctgaacaccagaaggttttggaggGGTTCTGCAGAActgatcagacgtgtatttgctggCAGTGTGCAGACGAGGatcacaagagccatgatacagtctcagctgagaaagaaaggactgggaaacag aagcagctgggagagacacagacagaaatacaacagagaatccaggagagactcaaagaaactgaagagctgaaacaggctgtggagacactgaaa agatctgcatgcatagaaataaaggaaagtgagaagatctttactgagctgatccgatccattgagaagatccacactgaggttattgagctgattggagctaacaagaaggctgcagtgaatcaggctgaaggacgcatgaagaaactggagcaggagattgctgagctaaggaggagaaacactgagctgaaacagctttcagagacagaggatcacatccattttctacag aatttccagtctctctgtgcccctcctgaagctggagacttacccagcgttactgtcaatacagacatctcttttggggctgtgaggaaagctgtatctgaacttaaagaccatattgaggacttctgcaagggggaattagtcaaaataaccacaacag tgaatgaagttgcagtttacagtctgcaggctccagagccaaggaacagagctgagtttttaaaat attcctgtcagctcacactggaccccaacacagcgcatagaaacctctgtctgtctgaagggaacagaaaggtgacatggaggagagagacccagagatatcccGATCACTCAGAGAGATTTGACTTCTatccccaagtgctttgcagagagggtttgtctgggactcgctgttactgggagattgagtggagtgggggaggggcttctataggagtcacatataaaggaatcagcaggaaaggagaggATGATTCCTGTGGCCTTGGatacaatgacaagtcctggagtttgcacTGCTCTGATTCCAGTTACACTACCCTGCACAATAACAATCAAACTGCAgtaactgccccccgctccctcagaataggagtgtatctggactttaatgccggcacgctgtccttttatggcgtctctgacacaatgaccctcctgcacagattccaaaccacattcactgagccgctctatcctgtgTTTAGGCTTTGGGATTATGATtccactgtaacaatctgccatctgaactag